GATTTGTGCAATTTCTAGTTTGCCAAGAGACTGTAAACtgtgacagattttttttcagtcagaACCCACCTGGGTCGTGAAGTGAAAAGGCTGTGAGAGGTAGGGGCAGGCAAATATCCTGTATTTCTCAAATAACGAACGATACCACCAGGAAGCAGTttctaaatgtttcagttcTTCGTCTTTCAGCATCATCTTCTCAACTGTACCCCCCTCCTTTTTAATTACTTGTAGGCCTGTGTTTTCTCCTCATATTCACTTGGAATATGAGTTTGAAATTAGTCTCACCTAGCCTCCATTTTGTTAGTGAACAATATATAAACTAATATAAGCTTTTAACTTCATTTTGGTGTGCTAGCTAGCCAACGTTAATGGAACTGATCTACTTGTTATTGTTATCTTCTTGTTACATAGACACACTCAaagaaagagcttttcaaactAGACCTAATGTGGACAGAACAAATGAGAGCACCTGCCTTGGTAAGGCCACAGCCTGtaaaccacacaacacagctggtCTCACTACCAACCTTCCCTTTCACTCATGCTTTTACTCTGCTGTCACACATCACTCCTAACTCTTCTCCACCTGCacatggaatttagctgacacttttatccaaagcaatttacaattatgacagagtacaacttcagcaattgagggttaagggtcttgctcaggggccccacagtggcaggacttgcaccagcaaccttccaattacaagttaagtaccttaaccactgagctaccactgccttactgccagaatgctggaaaaaagcaaaagggcAGGAACAGTGGCTTGTCTGTAGAATAGTAGCAGGTTACTATCCAAAGTGCTGGAATATGGCACCTGTGGGGGTTAACAAGTGAAGAGTTCAGTGAGCAGGTGactgggagtgggggaggggttgtggGTGGTGATCGGTGATTGGTGTGATTcggcatgtgcgtgtgtgttcctgggTGTGTGCAGActttacaacaaaaatacaagaaattTAAGATAAGAATTTGAAAACATTATTGCATGAAACTTCATTTATTAAGTAAACATCAGGTATGTAAATAATTAGAAAATTAgttataaaaaaataagaataataaatttTGCTCCAAATTTAAGGGATTATTTATAATACGGAAactaaggaaaaaaatatgtgaatgtttgtgagtgtttgtgaaaACAAGTAATTACAGTCCACATGGGGTCATTACTGTCTACATGTGATCTGATCAGGGATTGGGGCGCACCTTAGCATAGTTCTTGATGACTTGAGAGAAGCGGATGATTTTTATGTCAGGAGTTATGTATTTAGTGTCTTGCCACAAATACTCAGGTGACAGGATCTTGGTGGGTTTGTTGTAGAGGAAGTACTTGTTCAGGTGAGACTCCTCCTGCCACGCTGCTTCAATAGAATTGGCCTTGTCCACGTCCAGCTGCATGCGGCAAGTTTTAGCGAGTTTGTGCACCTTTTCCACTCGACCACCAATCACCGCACCACCATAGTAAAAATCCCCTTTCCCGTAGGGGATGTAGGCCTGTGACTCAGACCTCCTCTCATATGGGAAGTCATCACGTGGTGTACTGTAATAACCAGGGTGTATCACGGCAACAATATCACCCAGAGTCTCCACCCCCCAGTGACCATAGAATTTGGTATCCACATCAAGGCTGAAGATATAGTCGACCTCATTGCTCAGTTGGGTCTCAATGAGTTTCTCAAGCCTCTCCATCCTGCGTAGTGTGATCTCCTGCCAGCGGTTTGAACTTGGAATTTTCAGTGTAGTCAAACTACGGCTGGCACCCAGTGTTACCGTAGGAACTGCCTCGGGCTGGTCCGTGAAGATGTAATAATGCACACGGTAACCCTGCATGTAGTGCTTCTCTGCTGACTCCAGGAAGTCCTTCAGGAACTGCACATATCTGAATTGAGGGAAGGAGTTGTcccttttttatgtttataagTTTCAGTCCCCACAGTTGTTGTGCTTTTTCAGCAGCTAGTTTTAGTCTGAATTTGGTAACCAAATTCTAGATTATGtaaaacacaacaataatactacttaaaaattattatttattattatgttttagcATGTTATTCAGGCGAACGAAGTGTTAAAACAATAACCAcaaagttattttattatattcatCTGAGAACACAATGTTCACCAAAGTGACTTCAGTGGGATTTTTAAGTTAGTTACACACTGTTACCCACAAGAAAACAGGTTCTTAAACACCGCCATCCTGTGATAAGTACATACTTTCCCAGTGCAAACACAGTGGTTGCTACGGTGATGTTCTGCATTTTGTAGATGGCATCAATCAGAGTTGTGTGAAATGTGCCCTCCCACACCACTGGAGCAAGCCATGGGGTCACCGTGATGACATCTTTTCGGCTGTTGCACACGCATATGTAGGTACATATAAGCaagtacgcacacacaaatgcatacacacatgtaacacatacacacccacaccaccagacacactaacacacatatacataagaATTTGATTAAGTTCAGTAAGAGAAATACCAGTGCAATATGTGCAATAACTATATATACAACTATAGTGTTGCTTAGTGTGGGCAGTGTGATATCAAAGGCTAGACTAAGCAATTGAATCATAATACATTCCCTGGGCAGGTGGGGGGAAGTGAGTTGAAGGGGGTGCTAGCTAGGCAAGGGTGCCGCAGGAATTTTTGGACCCCTTGACAAGACGTCACATTGGGCCCCACCacctaataatctaataatttaTGAGCGCCCCTGCCCTTAGAAATGCCCCCCATCCCTCTGAACTAGACACTATATACTCACTAAAGACGACGAGActatatttcacacacacacacacacacacacacacacacacacacacacacacacacacacacacacacacacacacacacacacacacactcatgtactcACCCATTTAGAATACTGGGCTGCTTGTATGAAAGcctaataaaacatgtaaatgcaaaaaaagcaaagtcTGTATAGAtcaataattattttacataattgcCAATTAACTACAAATCAACTAACAATTACACTGTTTGTGCCCATGAGGAGAGAGTAACTTCTTGCTTTTGTGCTACTCTTTTCCCCTGGAGAAAAAATATGATTGATGTTCAAATAAAATTAGTATTCCAACTCTTGATTAACATAATAACAATTCTATGGCTCTTCTTCATCAAGGGTCATTGGTGTAACAATCTGTTGCAGAATCAACTCAATGATTTGCGTCGGTCACTCCTCATGTGACAAGTCTGGCAGGTGCAGTGAGCCTCCCTCCATTTGCACTGAACCTGTTGCAGTTTGGGACTGCATTGCCATATAATGGCAATCCAGTAGGTTGTAAGAGATTTTTATTACAGTGCTCCTTCTATTTGGCACATCTGCCTCTGTGTACCGAAGCAGTTTTGCACTTGTCAATTCCTTGTTATGTGGGCAATCATTAGATTGGTCTATGGCAGTATGGAATCACAGAAGAGAAATCATGAGAGACTATAACGAATTCTTCGGACAATTTCAATGACATCTTTGACCATCTGCTTGAAGGAAGAGTTAGTGAGGAGCTATTGTTTATGTATGAGCAgtgctctctgtctgctgctgaatATGCCCTCAAGTTCTGTACTGTGGCAGCAGGGAGTGAATGCAATGAGGCAGCTCTactgttttccatgttttttgtcattaagGGCTTAAATCTGACCTGGGTACTGAGCTTGCTTATCTTTTTGTCAATAAGACTCAATCACCTGCTTCATGAGAAAGGAGTGACCAATCAACCACACCATTCCTAACCATCACTGATCATGTCCTGGTGAGACTGAGGATATTAGCCTTCACCACAGTAGAAAGCCTGAAGCCTGCGAGTGAATTCATAGTACTCACAGAATATCAGGACGTAGCTGAGGTGTTCAGCAAGGGGAGAGCAGCTGCCCTATCTCTGTATCATGCCTATGATTGTGCAGTGGACTTGGTAGAGGAGGGAGTGCCACCAGGAACTCATCCCTATCCCCTATCAATAGCAGAAAAGGCCATGGAGGACTATGAAGCTGAAGCCTTGGTGCAGAGTTACTTTCAGCCACGTAACTCATTGCGGAGTACCAGGTTATGCCACACATCTTATCCGACACACCGTTCATCTTTCAGGCCTTTATTAATGACATGCTAAGGGACATGATTGGAAAATATGTCATGGCCTACATTGATGATATCCTAGTTCTCCCCCCACACTAGAGGAGCATGTTCATCATGTCAGGTCCATTCTACAGAGGCTGTTAGAACACAATCTATACATCAAGGGTGTGAGATGCATGTTCCACATACAGCAGACTTCATTTCTGGGTTATGTCCTCAGTGCTACAGGACTCACTATGGAGGACAGGAAGGTGCAGGCTATGATGGACTGGTCCATTCCTCAGGCTCTTAAGGATTTACAGCAATTTATgggctttacaaatgttttacagacatttaaTTTGTGGATTCAGAGCCACTGCTGTCCCACTCACTGCTGTGTTTAAGGGTAAGACCAT
This is a stretch of genomic DNA from Electrophorus electricus isolate fEleEle1 chromosome 6, fEleEle1.pri, whole genome shotgun sequence. It encodes these proteins:
- the LOC118241505 gene encoding globoside alpha-1,3-N-acetylgalactosaminyltransferase 1-like isoform X1, with the protein product MRLLQNSHLFVLSLVGLLLVGCIYFGYTSAWFRYAGSRSGVADGLSYKQPSILNGRKDVITVTPWLAPVVWEGTFHTTLIDAIYKMQNITVATTVFALGKYVQFLKDFLESAEKHYMQGYRVHYYIFTDQPEAVPTVTLGASRSLTTLKIPSSNRWQEITLRRMERLEKLIETQLSNEVDYIFSLDVDTKFYGHWGVETLGDIVAVIHPGYYSTPRDDFPYERRSESQAYIPYGKGDFYYGGAVIGGRVEKVHKLAKTCRMQLDVDKANSIEAAWQEESHLNKYFLYNKPTKILSPEYLWQDTKYITPDIKIIRFSQVIKNYAKVRPNP
- the LOC118241505 gene encoding globoside alpha-1,3-N-acetylgalactosaminyltransferase 1-like isoform X3 — translated: MRLLQNSHLFVLSLVGLLLVGYAGSRSGVADGLSYKQPSILNGRKDVITVTPWLAPVVWEGTFHTTLIDAIYKMQNITVATTVFALGKYVQFLKDFLESAEKHYMQGYRVHYYIFTDQPEAVPTVTLGASRSLTTLKIPSSNRWQEITLRRMERLEKLIETQLSNEVDYIFSLDVDTKFYGHWGVETLGDIVAVIHPGYYSTPRDDFPYERRSESQAYIPYGKGDFYYGGAVIGGRVEKVHKLAKTCRMQLDVDKANSIEAAWQEESHLNKYFLYNKPTKILSPEYLWQDTKYITPDIKIIRFSQVIKNYAKVRPNP